The genomic region GGGTGGACACGAACTCCACCCGAGTGCCGGTGCTCGCTCAGGTGACCGGCCAGGGGTTGGGGCGGCAGACCTTGCCGTCCTTCGGCACCGCGTTCTTGTCGCCGCCGTCCACCTGGTTCAGCTCCCACACGTAGTCGTTGGCGGTGCCGAAGGACTGCTGCATCATCACCGGGGCCAGCGCGCCGTTCTCCGCGCACGGCTTGTGCCGCTGGCCGAAGGCGTGCCCGATCTCGTGGTTGATCGCGTACTGGCGGTAGAGCAGGAAGTCGCTCTCGAAGGCGACCGCGCCGTAGCGCCACCGGGCCAGGTTGATCACCAGGCGTTTCTTGCCGCTGTTCCAGCAGGAGGCCTCGTACTTGATGGAGAAGTTGCAGTAGTCGGGGCGGCGCGCGGTGTCGGAGGTGGTCAGGCTGATCCTGATGTCGGCGTTGCCGGAGTCGACCCGCTGGAGGCGGACGTTGCCGCCGCCGATCCAGCTGCGCTCGTCCTGCAGGGTGCCGTCCACGGTCTTGGCGAAGGCGTCGTCGCCGCCGTAGGTGGAGGCGTCGATGCCGTTCTCGATCTCGACGGTGTACTTGTACAGCTTCCCGCCCTTGCCGAAGACCGGTGTCGTGCCGCGCAGCACGTTCCAGGTGCCGCTGCCCTTGTCCTTGTACTCCTTCATCCCCGGCAGCTCCGCGCTGGGGATGTTCGCGGTGAGCTTGCCGGAGGGGGCCTCGCCCATGATCTGCGGCTCCGGCTCCTCGCCCGCGGGACCGGTCGGGATGGTCTCCTTCGGCTGGGCCGCGTTGTTCGGAGCCGGGTCGTTGACGTTCATCAGGGCCAGCACGGTGAGCACCACCAGCACCGGCACCGCGTAGAGCCGCCAGCCGTAGGTGCCCAGGATCCCGCTCTTCTTGCGCTGGGGCGGCGGGGTGTCCTGTTGGGCGGGGTCGGGGCGCCAGGAGGCGGCCAGCGGCTCGCCGCCGGTGCGGCGCTGGCCACGCTGGTACCGCCCGTCGTCGGAGCTGCCACCACGCCGGGTCACGGCGTCACGGGGTCCTTGCGTCGTCCGGGCCACGCTCCCCAGATTGCCACACCCGGCGGCCCGAGCCGGTACTCACCACACCCGCACGGACGGGTGCCGGTCACAGGTAACCGTCCAGCTCGCGGCCCAGCAGCTGGGAGAACTCCAGGCGCAGCGTGCCGAGGTAGGCCAGCACCACCTGGTCGGCCTCGGCGTCGGAGACCGGTCCGCTCCAAGCTCCGGGGGCGAACACCGAGCCGAACCGCCAGCCCGCGGGCACCCGGTCGATCAGCAGCACGCCTTCGGGCTGCTCGAAGGAGTCGTCGTCGAAGCTGAAGCTCGGCCGGTTCGCCACCGGGGTGGCCAGCCAGTGCCGCAGCGCGCCGGCCAGCTTGACCACCGGGAAGTCCTGCTCGGCGTAGAGCTCCCGGCCGTCCTCGCACAGCCGCAGGTCACCCTCGACCAGCTCTTGCACTTGCGCAACGGAATGCCCGTTGAGGCCCGCGCTCTGCAACGCGGTCAGCTCCAGCTCGACCATCACCACTCCCCGCGGTCCACGGCTTCCATCATGCCCAGGCTGGCCCGCGCCACGGTCAGCGGCTTCTCCATCTGCGCCACGTGCCCGGTGCGCGGCAGCACCAGCAGCCGGGCGCGGGGCAGCAGCCGGACCGTGCGCGGCGCCTTGCGCACGCTGACCAGCCGGTCCTCATCGCCCCAGATCACCAGCGTGGGCGTGGTCACCTTCGGCAGCAGCCGCCACAGCGAGCCCTGGCTGAACTCCAGCCAGCTGCGCAGCAGGCCCATCGTGGTCCGGCCCAGCGCCTCCCCGGCCCAGCGCATGTCCCGGCGTTCCAGGTACTCCGCCTCGGCCTCGGCCATCCGGTGCTCCGGCACCAGCTCGGGCTGGGCGAAGCACAGCCGGACCAGCTGCTCGGCCCGCTGCCTCGGCGTGACCTCGGCCAGCTGCCTGCGCACCCTGCGGCCGACCAGGGGCAGCATGGCCAGCACGAACCTCGGGTCGGAGAGCCTGCGCGGGTCCGGCCGCAGGTCCGGCACGGCCGGGGAGACCAGGGTCAGCGTGCGCACCAGGTCCGGGCGGCCCGCCGCGACCAGCAGCGAGACCACGCCGCCGAGGGAGTTGCCGAACAGGTGCACCGGGCCGCGGTCCAGGCCCTCGATGAACCTGGTCATCAGGGCCGCGGTGGAGCGGACCGAGTAGTCGTGGCCGTCCAGCGGCTCGGTGCGGCCGAAACCCGGCGCGTCCGGCGCGAGGCCGTTCATCCGGCCGGACAGAAGATCGGACAGATCGGTCCAGTTGGTGGAGGAGCCGCCGAGGCCGTGGATGTAGACCGCGGTCTCCTCGGCGGGACCCGGCGTCTCGCGCACGTGCAGGCTCACCCCGCCCGCCGTGCGCACCTGCCCTGGCCAGGGCTTTCGGCTGAAGTCGGGCTCCGGCAGCTGGGTAGTGGACAGCGGAGCGCGGCCGAGAGTCGCCCGTACCGCGCCACCGGCCGTCGTCAAGGACGGTTTGGTCATCAGACCAGGATGCGTCACGGACCTGAGATCCGCCTGAGTGGGAAAGGCATGCCCAACCGGGGACTACTTGCGAGTAAGGTTTCCCTTCGAACGAGCACCAGGGTGTGGAGGGCAGCATGACCGACACGGCGCAACCGGGCACCGACCAGGTCGTGCGCGGCGTACGACTGCCGCGTACCGCGCGACGCGCCCAGTTGCTGGCCGCCGCCCAGGACGTCTTCGTGGCCAACGGCTACCACGCCGCGGCCATGGACGAGATCGCCGAGCGCGCCGGGGTCAGCAAGCCAGTGCTCTACCAGCACTTCCCCGGCAAGCTGGAGCTGTACCTGGCGCTGCTGGAGACGCACACCGACGCGCTGGTGCAGCGGGTCCGCGGCGCGATCGAGTCGACCACGGACAACAAGCTGCGCGTGCACGCCGCGGTGGCCGCCTACTTCGAGTTCGTCGACGGCGAGGGCCAGGCGTTCCGGCTGGTCTTCGAGTCCGACCTGCGCCGCGAGCCCGCCGTGCAGGACGCGGTGGACCGGGCGACCGCCTCCTGCATCGACATCATCGCCGAGGTGGTGGTGGCCGACGCCGGCCTCACCGCCGACCAGGCGAAACTGGTCGCGGTGGGCCTGGTCGGGCTCAGCCAGGTGACCGCGCGGTACTGGCTGGACGGCGAGCGGGCGATCCCCAAGGACGAGGCCATCGGCCTGATGTACACGCTGGCCTGGAAGGGCATCGGCGGCGGCTTCCCGCTCCAGCACTGAGACGGCACGGCGCGCGCCGATGTGCTCGGCGCGCGCCGTGATCACACCTGTGCGTGGACCTCGCTGACCACGTTGACCAGTCGCGCGATCCGCTCGGTGACCTGCACCGACCGTTCCAGCGGCAGCATGTGCCCAGCGCCGGGGAAGACGATCAGCTCGGCCTGCGGCAGCTCGCGCGCGATCACCTCGGCGCAGCGCTGCGGGGTCAGCCGGTCGTTGCTGCCGGCCAGCACCACCACCGGCAGCCGGCGGAACGCGGCCAGCGCCTCCCGCCGCTCGTGCAGGAAGAGGTCGTCCAGGTAGCCGGTCAGCGTCAGCGGGCTGGTGCCGGCGATCACCGCGGTGGTCTCCCGCACGTCGATCTTCTCCGGCTGCCGCCCGAACAGCATCCAGCGCATCGCGGGCCGCAGAGGCGTCGGGTACTTGCTCAGCCGCCGCACCCTGCGCTTGACCAGGGCTTTCCCGAACGCGCTCTGGCCGCGGATGACGGTGCGGCCCAGCGGCGCGGGCAGGCCCAGGGTGCTGCCGCTGAGCCCGCCGCAGGCGGTGGCCACCAGCGCGACCGCGGCGACCCGCTCGGCGAAGAGCTCAGGGTGCCGCTGCGCCAGCGCCATCGTGGTCATGCCGCCCATCGAGTGCCCGGCGAGCACCACGGTGCCGTGCGGGACCAGCTCGGTGAGCACCTCGGCCAGGTCGTCGGCGAGCTGCTCGATGGTGGTGCCGCCGGGCTTGGCCTGATCGGACTGGCCGTGGCCGCGCAGGTCGTAGCGGAGCACGCGGATGTCCCCGCACCGGCCGGGCAGCGCGTGCGCGACCCGCCGCCAGCTCTGCCGGTCCAGGGTCCAGCCGTGCACCAGGACGACCGTGACGGGGGCATCCGCGCGCCCCTGCTCCTCGACGGCAAGGCAGGCGCCGTCGCGGGTGGTGAAGGTGAACACGCCCATCTCACTCACTTCCCGAGGAATCCGGAGGCCTGCCACAGCTTGCGGCCGGGGTTGCCGATCAGTCCGGCCTCGTCCAGGAAGCTGACGATCCGCTCCCCGGCCCAGCCCATCGTCTCCCGGAAGTGCGGGTTGCCCAGCGCGGCCCGGCGGGCCTCCTTCGGGTCCAGCCCGACCTGGCGGTAGACCTCCGGGTGCACCAGCGAGCGGGAGACCACGAAGGCGGCCCGCGCGGTGACGAAGCGGTGGTAGCGCAGCGCGGCGCCGGAACACGTCTGCATCGAGCGCAGCAGCTCCTCGCGGGCGTAGCGCACGTGCCGGGCCTCCTCCAGCACGTGGATGCGGTTGACCATGCGCACCAGCGGCTGCACGGAATCGTCCGCGGTGGACTCGCGCTGCAGGCGGTCCAGGATCTCCTCGGCGATCAGGATGCTGGCGAACATGGACGGGCCGCGGCCGATGGTCTTCATCAGGTTGCCCAGCGCGTGCGGCAGCCGCTGCGGGCCGTAGGCCGGCACGTCCAGCTTCTCCACCAGCCGGGCGAACATGATCGAGTGGCGGCACTCGTCGGCGATCTCGGTCAGCGCGTACTGCACGTGCCGCTGCTTGGGGTCCAGGTGGTAGACGTGCCGGACCAGCAGCTCCATCAGGATCACCTCGAACCAGATCCCGACGCTGGCCACGCAGCCGACCTCGTGCTTGGACAGCTCGATCCGCTGCTGCCTGCTCATCCGCTCCCACAGCGGGGTGCCGTAGAGCGAGACCCGGTGCTCCGGCACGAAGAACTTGTCCTCGGCCAGCGGGGCGTCCCAGTCGATGTCGACGTCCGGGTCGTAGGAGTTCTTCGCGGATGAGTTGAGCAACCGCTCGGCGGTCTTCTCCCGGTCCGGCACCTGCAAGCTCCGGCTCATGGCGTCGTCACCCTCCTACTGGATGAAGTGTTACCCGAAGTAACAGCTACCAGTGGTAACGTCCCGTGTATGGCGGATTCTGTCAAGGGCCAACCGAGCAAACGGGGCGACGCCCGGCGCGAGCGCTGGAAGGAACACCGCAGCGTGCGCCGCGCGGAGTTCGTGGAGGCGACCATCAGGGCGCTCGCCGCCCACGGCCCTGACGTGGGCATGGACGAGATCGCGGCCGAGGCCGGGGTCACCAAGCCGGTGATCTACCGGCACTTCTCGGACAAGGCCGACCTCTACCTCGCGGTCGGCGCGCGGGCCACCGATCTGCTGATGGAGCGGATCGTGCCCGCGATCGAGCGCAGGGGCAGCCCGCGCGAGCGGATCGCCGCGGTGGTGGACGCCTACCTGAGCACCATCGAGGAACGCCCCGAGCTGTACCGCTTCATGACCCGCCGCTCCTTCGCCGACCGCCCGGTCGACGCGGACCCGGCCAGCCGCACCGAGGCGATGATCGCCTCCCGGCTGGCCCGGCTGCTCGGCGAGTACATGCGCCTGCTCGGCCTGGACTCCGGCGCGGCCGAGCCGTACGCCTTCGCCGTGGTCGGCGCGGTGGAGAAGGCCGGTGACTGGTGGCTGGAACGCCAGACCATGAGCCGGGAGAACCTGCGCGACTACCTGGTCAACATCGTCTGGCACGCCATCGACGGCTTCACCAGGATGGGCGGCGTGATCATCGATCCCGACATGCCGCTGGACTTCGACCTGCCCGCCGCCCAGCTGCGGATCGTGCGCGGGGACGGCGAGACCGAGCAGCGGGAGACCTCATGAGCGAGCACGACCACGAGCACGAGGAAGAGGGCTACCAGGGCGCGGCCACCCTGCTGGTGGAGGGCGCGGAGCTGCCGGTGGAGGTGCGCCTGCGCGGGCACTTCGAGCCGATCGACGGCCGCTACCACTGGTACGGCCGGATCGCCGCGCACACCGAGCTGACCGAGCTGGTGCAGCAGCGCCGCCCGGCCGCCACCCTGCGCACCCCGGCAGGCGAGGCCGAGGGCGGCCTGTCCGACCCCGACCCCTGGGGCCGCTACCGGATCACCGGCCTGGGCCGCCCGCCGTTCGAGGTGGACGACCTGAACAAGGTCCCGCCGGCGGAGTAGGAGCCGAGACGCAGCGCGGCCCGGTGACCGAGTTCACGGTCACCGGGCCGTTCGCTGTTCTGCCTGGCCTCAGCTACCGACGGCGAAGCCCACCCGGCGGCCGTCGGAGACGCCGATCTCCACGTAGGCGACCCTCGCGGAGGGCACCACGTACCGCTTGCCCTTGTCGTCCACCAGGCTCAGCAGGCCCTTGGTGTCGCGCAGCGCCTCGGAGACCACGGCCTCGACCTCGTCCTGCGACAGCGCGCTCGAGACGACGAGCTCCCGCGGGCTGTCCGCGACGCCGATCTTGACCTCCACACCGACCTCCGTGTGCTCAGAGTATTCGTACTGATCGTCAGCCTAGTCGCGTCCGCCTGGCGTGCGGGGACCGCCCGCTCCGCCCTCGGCGAACACGATCGCGCGTCAGCCCAGGCCGAGCGCGGTCATCCGCTGCGAGTGGCCGCTCTGCAACCGCTTGAACAGCGCCGCGATCCCGGACAGGTCGCCGGAGGCGCGCACCAGCAGCTCGGCCAGCGCGTCCCGCTCGGCCACCACGTACTGGGCCTGGGTGAGCGCCTCGCCGAGCAGGCGGCGGCCCCACAGCGCGAGCCGGTCGCGCACCTTGCGGTCGGCCGCGCAGGCAGCCTGCACCTCGCGCTCGGCGAAGGCGGAGTAGCCGGTGTCGGTGAGCACCTCCAGCACGAGCTCCTTGCTCGGCGACTCCAGCCAGCCCGCGATCTCGCGGTAGAAGTCGGCCGCCAGTCCGTCGCCGACATAGGCCTTGACCAGGGACTCCAGCCAGTTGTGCGGGGCGGTGGAGGCGTGGAAGGCGTCGAAGGGGGCCACGAACGGGGTCATCGCCGTCTCCACGGCCACCCCGCGCAGCGCGAGGTGCTGCTCCAGCAGCCGGTAGTGGCCGATCTCGGCGGCGGCCATGGTCGCCAGCGCGGCCCGGCCGGACAGGGTTGGGGCGGTCCGCGCGTCCTCGGCCAGCCGGTCGAAGGCCGACAGCTCGCCGTAGGCCAGCACACCCAGTAGATCGACGATGCCGGCGTCGGCACTGCCCGTCTCGGTCATGCGGGAGAGCGTATCCGGCCACGACACCCCCTGGAGAAGCGTTCCAGCGGCTAGAATGCCTCCGGACGCCCTGTGCGCGCTGCCGAGAAGAACGATGAGGACACTGCGCGGCGCGGGGCCACGTGATGACGGCGACAGCAGTCGCCCAACGGAAAGGTGCGCGTACGCCTCGCCCTCCCGTGCCGCTGGCAAGAGTGACCGACCCTGGTCACCGCCCGGCCCGGTCGAGCGCAAACGCTGGCTGTACGTGCTGGTATGAGAGAGGCGATCACGCTGACCTTCGACAACAACACCGCCGACCTACGCGAACTTGATCACAGCGAGGCCGGCCTGCCCGAGGAGGACAACACCTCCCACCCGCTCCGCGGAGACGCCCCGGTCACGCCGGACGCGCCCACCTTCGCCGAGCTCGGCGTGGACGAGCGCATCGTCCGCGCGCTGGCCGAGGCCGGCATCGAGCGGACCTTCGCGATCCAGGAACTGACCCTGCCGCTGGCCCTGCGTGGTGAGGATCTCATCGGCCAGGCGCGCACCGGCACCGGCAAGACGCTGGGCTTCGGCGTGCCGCTGCTGCACCGGCTCACCCTGCCGGGCGACGGCACCCCGCAGGTGCTGGTCGTGGTGCCCACCCGCGAGTTGTGCCTCCAGGTCACCCAGGACCTCAAGGACGCGGGCAAGCACCTGGGCGTCCGGGTGCTCGACGTCTACGGCGGCCGCCCGTACGAGCCGCAGGTGGCGGCGCTGCGCAAGGGCATCGACGTGGTGGTCGGCACCCCCGGCCGCCTGCTCGACCTGGCCGAGCGCCGGGACCTGGTGCTCGGCAAGGTCCGCGCCCTGGTGCTGGACGAGGCCGACGAGATGCTCGACCTGGGCTTCCTGCCCGACATCGAGCGGATCCTGCGGATGGTCCCCGACCAGCGGCAGACCATGCTGTTCTCGGCCACCATGCCGGGCCCGATCATCACCCTGGCCAGGACCTTCCTCACCCAGCCCACGCACATCAGGGCCGAGGAGGTCGACGCCGGGCAGACGCACGAGCTGACCGAGCAGTTCGCCTACCGGGCGCACTCGCTGGACAAGATCGAGGTCGTCGCCCGGGTGCTCCAGGCCACCGACCGCGGCCTGACCATGATCTTCACCCGGACCAAGCGCACCGCCCAGAAGCTCGCCGACGACCTGGCCGAACGCGGTTTCGCGGTCGCCCCGGTGCACGGCGACCTGGGCCAGGGTGCGCGGGAGCAGGCGCTGCGGGCCTTCCGCAGCGGCAAGGTGGACGTGCTGGTCTGCACCGACGTGGCCGCGCGCGGCATCGACGTCGGCGGGATCACGCACGTGATCAACTACCAGTGCCCCGAGGACGAGAAGGCCTACGTGCACCGGATCGGCCGCACCGGCCGGGCCGGCCGCACCGGCGTCGCGGTTACGCTGGTCGACTGGGACGAGGAGGCGCGCTGGAAGATGATCAGCGACACCCTCGGCCTCGGCAAGCCGGAGCCGGTGGAGACCTACTCCACCTCCGAGCACCTGTTCACCGACCTGAACATCGACCCCAAGTCGACGGGCAGGCTGCCACTGTCCCAGCGGACCAGGGCCGGCCTGGACGCCGAGCACCTGGAAGAGGACGCGCCCAAGCGCGGCCGCGGCCGCAAGCGCACCGGCAGGGCCGCGGGCAGTGACAAGCCGGCCGGCGGCAGCCCGGACAAGCCTGAGTCGGATGACCCGGGCGCCCGCCCGGCCACCAAGAGCCGCAGCCGCAGGCGCACCCGCGGCGGTCAGAACGTCGAAGGCGAGGCCACCCCCGCCGAGACCACCGACACACCGGAGGCCGCGGAGACCAAGACGCGGACCCGCACCCGCACCAGGTCCCGCGCCAAGACCGAGCCCAAGGCCGACTCCGTGACCGAGACCCCGGCCCCGGTCGAGGTCCAGGCCCCGGTCGAGGCTCCGGCAGAGGCCCCCGCCGAGCCCAAGGCCCCCAGGAAGCCGAAGGCGACCAAGGCCAGCACCGCGGTCACCTTCGCCGCCCCGGAACTCCCGGCCGAGGCCCCGGCCGACGCCGAGGCCCCCGCCCGCAGGCGGCGCCGCCGCCGGACCGGCGAGACCCCGGCCGAGTAAGCACGCCACCAGGAACGGCCCTTCCCGTCGGGGAGGGCCGTTCCGCGTACCCGAGCAGCCGAGGAGGCTACGGTGGTCCCCGTGCCGCCCGAGCAGAACGCCGCGCCCGAGGACCCCACCAGCGCCGCCGAGCAGCCCAGCCCCGCAAAGCCGCCCAGCGCCGCCGCGACCCCGGCCCCCGCCGAACCCCGGGACGACACGCCAAGCGCCGCCACCCCGGCGGTCCCGGCCAAGCCCCAGAGCGAGCCGCCCAGCGCCGCCGAGGCCCCGGACCAGGCCACCGCCCCGCCGAGCGAGGCTCCCAGCGCTGCCACCCCGCAGGCCGCGGCCGCTCCGCCGAGCGAGGCCCCCGGCACCGCCGCGGCGCAGAGCGCGCCCCGTGACGCCACGTCGAGCGAGGCCTCCGGCACTCCCGCGGCCCAGGACACCGCCGAGCCGCCGAGCCAGGCCCCCGAAGCCGCCGCGTCCCCGGACGCAACCGCCCCGGAAGCCGCCGCGCCCCTCGCCCCCCACCCCCACCCCCACCCCACCCCAGCCCCGCTCCTTCACCACCCGCTGGGACCTCATCGCCGCCGTCCTGGTCACCGTCGCCGTGCTCGTCTCCGCCACCGTGATCTGGGCCTTCAGCGACGCCCGCGCCACCGTCTCCCAGACCGCCAGCCAGCCGCTCCCCTTCCTCGACGCCCCCACCACCCCGCCGCCCACCCTCGGCGAGGTCTGGCGGGCGCCGAGTCCGGCGACCCAGACCGTGGTGGCCACCGCTCAGGTGGTGGTGACCGCGGAGGACGGGGCGGTGCTCGGGCGGGATCCGCTCAGTGGGCAGGAGAAGTGGCGGTACCAGCGGGATCTGCCGTTGTGCACGGTGGCGCCCGCGTTCGGGCAGATCCTCGCGGTCTACCAGCGCGGGGACACCTGCAGCGAGGTGACCGCGCTGGACCCGGCCACCGGCAAGCGGGGCGCGCAGCGCAACGGCGACGCCGAGGCGGGCACCCGGCTGCTCTTCGACGGGGTGCACCTGACCACCACCGGCAAGACCTACCTGGAGGGCTGGCGCTCCGATCTGGTCAAGACCCAGGAGTACGGCCAGGTCAGGGCCATGATCCAGCCCGGCAAGCAGCCCAGGACCGGGTGCACGTTCGGTTCGGTGGCGGTGGCGCCGAACCGGGTCGCGGTGATCGAGCGCTGCCCGGACGACCCCGGTGACCGGCTCAGCGTGTTCAAGCCGAACCCGAAGGACTGGGACAAGCCCGAGGTCTCGGTGAGCGTGGTGCTCAACGGGTCCGGGGCCAGGGTGGTCGCGCTCGGGCCGGACCGGGTGGCCGCGGTGCTGCCCGACCCGGCGCGGCTGGCCATCTACGACGGCAACGGGGCCCCGGTCTCCGAGCAGCCGTTGGACCTGCCGGCCAGTGACCTCCAGGGTGATCCGGACGGTGGCGTGGTGCCGACCACCACGGTGCTCAGCGCGCGCTGCGCGGACGGCTCGGCCACCCCGTTGACCTTCGCCGCCACCTCGACCTGTCCGACCGGCGAACCGGCCACCACCTCGCCCGCGGTCATCTACTGGTGGACCGGGTCCCGCACCATCGCGCTGGCCTCGGCCACCACCGCTCCACTGTGGACGATGGAGGACACGCTCGGCCCCGGCACGCTGTTCGCGGGCAGGCTGGTGGTGCCGACCCCGGCCGGGCTCACCGTGGCCGACCCCAACACCGGCAAGGTGCTCGGCCGGATCCCGGTGGACCGGCGCGGTTACCGCGGGCTGGTGACCTTGTCCAGCTCCGGTCCGGTGCTGGTGGAACAGCGGGGCGGCACGCTGGTGGCGTTGCGCTAGCTTCTCGCGCTTTCCTGGCTGTGGTGAGGCAGACTCAGCACGTGAGCGTGTTGCCGTACTCCCAGCTCAGCCCACACCGAGCGCGCCGGGTCGACCTGCAGGGCGACTACGGGCCGATCGCCGCGCTGCACGCGGTCCCGGCGGCCGACGCCGACCGCGGTGCGACCGCGGTGCTGGTGCCGGGCTACACCGGGTCCAAAGAGGACTTCGCGCCGCTGCTGGACCCGTTGGCCGACGCCGGGTTCGCGGTGCACGCCATCGACCTGCCCGGCCAGTACCAGTCGCCGGGCCCGGACGACCCGCAGGCCTATCTGCCTGCCGCGCTCGGCGCGGTGATCGCGAAGCTGATCACCCAGCTGGGCGCGGGCGGGCGCAAGGTGCTGCTGCTCGGCCATTCCTACGGCGGCCTGGTCGCCCGTGGCGCGCTGCTCTCCGGTGTGCGGGTGGACGGGCTGACCCTGTTGTCCTCCGGCCCGAACGAACTGCCCGAGGGTGAGCGCCGCCGCGCGCTGGAGGCCGGCGAGCCGCTGCTGCGCTCCGGCGGCGTGCCGGCGGCCCAGCAGCTGCGCGAGGCGCGGGACGCGGCCTCGCCGAACTGGGAGCAGACCCCGGAAACGCTGAAGGAGCTGCTGCGCGCCCGGTTCCTGGGTTCCAGCGCGGCCGGGCTGCTCGGCATGGCCGAGGGCCTGCGCCGGGAACCGGACCTGGTCGGGCGGCTGGCGGCGGCGCTGCGCACCGCGGGCACCCCGGCGCTGGTGGTCTGCGGGGAGCACGACGACGCCTGGTCGGTGGCCACCCAGCGGGACATGGCCGACCGGCTGGACGCCGACTTCGCGGTGGTCGCCGACGCGGCCCACTCGGCCAACACGGAGAACCCGGAAGCCCTGCTGGCCACCCTGCTCCCCACCTGGCGGGCCTGGCTCGCCTAGAGTCGCGGGCGTGCTCCGCCACGTCACCGCGACCCGATACGTCACCCCGCTGCGGGAGGGTGGTTCGCTGCCCGGCCTGATGGAGGCCGACGACCTGGGCACCTACGTGGTGAAGTTCCGCGGCGCCGGCCAGGGCCGCAAGACGCTGGTCGCCGAGGTGGTGGTCGGGGAGCTGGCGCGGGCGCTGGGCCTGCCGGTGCCGGAGCTGGTGACCGCGCAGGTGGACAAGGCGATGGCGCCGAGCGAGCCGGACGAGGAGGTCCAGGAGCTGCTGCGGGCCAGCCACGGCCTGAACCTGGGCATGGACTTCCTGCCGGGCGCGCTGGACTTCGACCCCGGCGCGTTCACCGCCGAGCCGGAGTTCGCCGGGCGGGTGCTGTGGTTCGACGCGCTCACCGGCAACGTGGACCGGTCCTGGCGCAACCCGAACATGCTGTACTGGCACGGAGAACCGCAGCTGATCGACCACGGCGCGACGCTGATCTTCCACCACAACTGGCCCGGCGCCAGGGACTGGGCGGGCCGCCCGTACAACGCCGCCGACCACCTGCTGATCGGCTTCGGCCCCGAGGTGGCGGCCGCGGACGCCGCGCTGGCCCCGCTGGTCACCGAGGAGCTGCTGACCGAGGTGCTGGCCAAGGTCCCCGACGACTGGCTCGAGGACGAACCCGGCTTCCTGAGCACCGGCATCGTGCGCGAGGCCTACGTGGCCGCGCTCACCGGACGCATCGCGGCCCGTGAGGCTTGGCTACCAGGCCTGGTGGAAGCGGCGCTGAACCGGGGAAACGACCGGGTGGTCCCGGAACGGGGCCGCAACCGGCCCGAGTGGCTCAAGCACCTGCCGGGAGACGCGACATGACCGGGCGGCGCTATCCGTTCGAGTACGCCGTGCTGCGCGTGGTCCCGAGGGTCGAGCGCGGCGAGGCGATCAACGCGGGCGTGCTGGTCTACTGCCACCGCCTGGACTACCTGGGCTCCCTGGTCCACCTGGACCACGACCGGCTGCGCGCCCTGGATCCCAGCGCGGACCCCGAGGCGATCACCTCGGTGCTGCGCTCGGTGGCCGGGGTGTGCGCGGACCCGGCGGTGGGCCCGGCGGCCGGGCAGGGGCTGGGGCAGCGGTTCCGCTGGCTGACCGCGCCGAAGAGCACGGTGGTGCAGCCCGGCCCGGTGCACACCGGCCTGACCACGGACCCGGCGGCGGAGACGGAACGGCTGCTGCGGCTGCTCGTGCTGCCCTGACGGCACAGCGGCGGTGCGCCG from Crossiella sp. CA-258035 harbors:
- a CDS encoding DUF3037 domain-containing protein gives rise to the protein MTGRRYPFEYAVLRVVPRVERGEAINAGVLVYCHRLDYLGSLVHLDHDRLRALDPSADPEAITSVLRSVAGVCADPAVGPAAGQGLGQRFRWLTAPKSTVVQPGPVHTGLTTDPAAETERLLRLLVLP
- a CDS encoding alpha/beta fold hydrolase, whose amino-acid sequence is MLPYSQLSPHRARRVDLQGDYGPIAALHAVPAADADRGATAVLVPGYTGSKEDFAPLLDPLADAGFAVHAIDLPGQYQSPGPDDPQAYLPAALGAVIAKLITQLGAGGRKVLLLGHSYGGLVARGALLSGVRVDGLTLLSSGPNELPEGERRRALEAGEPLLRSGGVPAAQQLREARDAASPNWEQTPETLKELLRARFLGSSAAGLLGMAEGLRREPDLVGRLAAALRTAGTPALVVCGEHDDAWSVATQRDMADRLDADFAVVADAAHSANTENPEALLATLLPTWRAWLA
- a CDS encoding PQQ-binding-like beta-propeller repeat protein, encoding MLVSATVIWAFSDARATVSQTASQPLPFLDAPTTPPPTLGEVWRAPSPATQTVVATAQVVVTAEDGAVLGRDPLSGQEKWRYQRDLPLCTVAPAFGQILAVYQRGDTCSEVTALDPATGKRGAQRNGDAEAGTRLLFDGVHLTTTGKTYLEGWRSDLVKTQEYGQVRAMIQPGKQPRTGCTFGSVAVAPNRVAVIERCPDDPGDRLSVFKPNPKDWDKPEVSVSVVLNGSGARVVALGPDRVAAVLPDPARLAIYDGNGAPVSEQPLDLPASDLQGDPDGGVVPTTTVLSARCADGSATPLTFAATSTCPTGEPATTSPAVIYWWTGSRTIALASATTAPLWTMEDTLGPGTLFAGRLVVPTPAGLTVADPNTGKVLGRIPVDRRGYRGLVTLSSSGPVLVEQRGGTLVALR
- a CDS encoding HipA family kinase, which translates into the protein MLRHVTATRYVTPLREGGSLPGLMEADDLGTYVVKFRGAGQGRKTLVAEVVVGELARALGLPVPELVTAQVDKAMAPSEPDEEVQELLRASHGLNLGMDFLPGALDFDPGAFTAEPEFAGRVLWFDALTGNVDRSWRNPNMLYWHGEPQLIDHGATLIFHHNWPGARDWAGRPYNAADHLLIGFGPEVAAADAALAPLVTEELLTEVLAKVPDDWLEDEPGFLSTGIVREAYVAALTGRIAAREAWLPGLVEAALNRGNDRVVPERGRNRPEWLKHLPGDAT
- a CDS encoding DEAD/DEAH box helicase encodes the protein MREAITLTFDNNTADLRELDHSEAGLPEEDNTSHPLRGDAPVTPDAPTFAELGVDERIVRALAEAGIERTFAIQELTLPLALRGEDLIGQARTGTGKTLGFGVPLLHRLTLPGDGTPQVLVVVPTRELCLQVTQDLKDAGKHLGVRVLDVYGGRPYEPQVAALRKGIDVVVGTPGRLLDLAERRDLVLGKVRALVLDEADEMLDLGFLPDIERILRMVPDQRQTMLFSATMPGPIITLARTFLTQPTHIRAEEVDAGQTHELTEQFAYRAHSLDKIEVVARVLQATDRGLTMIFTRTKRTAQKLADDLAERGFAVAPVHGDLGQGAREQALRAFRSGKVDVLVCTDVAARGIDVGGITHVINYQCPEDEKAYVHRIGRTGRAGRTGVAVTLVDWDEEARWKMISDTLGLGKPEPVETYSTSEHLFTDLNIDPKSTGRLPLSQRTRAGLDAEHLEEDAPKRGRGRKRTGRAAGSDKPAGGSPDKPESDDPGARPATKSRSRRRTRGGQNVEGEATPAETTDTPEAAETKTRTRTRTRSRAKTEPKADSVTETPAPVEVQAPVEAPAEAPAEPKAPRKPKATKASTAVTFAAPELPAEAPADAEAPARRRRRRRTGETPAE